The Dokdonella koreensis DS-123 genome has a segment encoding these proteins:
- a CDS encoding XRE family transcriptional regulator — MDQATIRKRLVALREIRGATQEQLATALQFNDRQTLSEIEGGGRSISIPELVKAAQFFGVKPDYFTDPLRLAGEAKFSWRRTMEVGENLNMFEERAGGWIATYRHLSRLKGDSINSSLTQIGLTPKSSYEEAWAAGEAIARSLELGPVPAAMLADALEERWDTLVLYVDALQGVSGAACQVGAMNTVIINRRESEGRRNFDLAHEVFHLITWSLMEPKHIEGDVQLSARYRRIESLADNFAAGLLMPSESLQKYIDDHPLPRLIADLNEWVRTAASVFLVSGDAMRWRLACLKHIAQATAKRLESAAIRVASENVPPPHFSRRFVEALGWGIEQGYVTVRRASEIVDESIDGLAELFTEHGLKTPFDM; from the coding sequence ATGGATCAAGCCACTATCCGTAAGCGCCTGGTCGCCCTGCGTGAAATTCGCGGTGCAACGCAAGAGCAGTTGGCGACCGCGCTCCAATTCAATGACCGCCAGACCCTCTCGGAAATCGAAGGCGGTGGGCGGTCAATATCGATTCCAGAGCTGGTCAAAGCAGCGCAGTTTTTCGGCGTTAAGCCTGATTACTTCACGGATCCGCTACGCCTAGCCGGTGAGGCCAAGTTTTCCTGGCGGAGGACCATGGAGGTTGGCGAAAATTTAAACATGTTCGAGGAGCGTGCGGGTGGCTGGATCGCCACCTATCGGCATCTGAGCCGCCTTAAAGGCGACTCGATCAACTCGTCGTTGACGCAGATCGGACTTACCCCAAAGAGCTCGTACGAAGAGGCATGGGCCGCGGGTGAAGCGATCGCCCGCAGCTTGGAACTTGGCCCAGTGCCAGCAGCTATGCTTGCTGATGCTCTGGAAGAACGCTGGGACACGCTCGTACTTTATGTGGATGCTCTGCAGGGGGTGTCCGGCGCGGCGTGCCAAGTCGGCGCCATGAACACCGTCATTATTAATCGCCGTGAATCCGAGGGGCGCCGGAACTTCGACTTGGCACATGAGGTGTTCCACCTCATCACTTGGTCGTTGATGGAGCCTAAACATATCGAAGGGGACGTGCAGCTCTCGGCGCGCTACAGGCGCATCGAAAGCTTGGCGGATAACTTTGCCGCAGGCCTGCTGATGCCTTCCGAGTCGCTGCAGAAGTATATCGACGATCATCCTCTGCCCCGTCTCATCGCTGATCTAAACGAATGGGTACGGACGGCCGCAAGCGTGTTTTTGGTGAGCGGCGACGCCATGCGTTGGCGACTCGCGTGCTTGAAGCACATTGCACAAGCCACGGCCAAGCGTCTGGAGTCTGCCGCGATCCGAGTGGCAAGTGAGAATGTTCCGCCGCCGCATTTCAGTCGTCGATTCGTCGAAGCGCTCGGCTGGGGCATCGAACAAGGCTATGTAACGGTGCGCCGGGCCTCCGAGATCGTCGACGAGTCCATTGATGGCTTAGCGGAACTCTTCACGGAACACGGCTTGAAGACGCCGTTCGATATGTAA